From the genome of Nicotiana tabacum cultivar K326 chromosome 17, ASM71507v2, whole genome shotgun sequence:
acGTAATCTCATGAAAACGTTTTATATTTTCATCAAATATTGCGACATATAACacagtaaaaactaaaaaaaatttgtCAATTCTTTTACTTCTTTGAAGCTCATTGATAAGTATCATTTAATAACTTAAAACTGCAACAGAAATTAATTTGTTAGGAACTTTTATCTTCATGTTCGATTAATTTGTTATAAGCTTTTATCTTCGTGTTTGTTTTCTGAATTACAATACAGATATGTAAGCATGTACTACTTACATGTCGTTACCATGAAAGTAATTAAATGCATGAGATTTTTCATTCTTAATTAGAAATCTCAAGTTCGATTTTAACTTATAATAAAAAATCTTCTTCTAATTGAGTTGTCTGACATATAAAACAAGGAGAGGGGAAAAGATGGGTGGGGTTTTGTTCTGGGGGGCCGCCGAAAGTAGTTCCATCTTTTCGGGTCTTATTTCAAATCTTGCATATCTAGCTAAGTATATACCTGCCTCCACAGGTTGACATCCGATCCAACCTATACGAATCAGAATTAATAAAAACCTCGAACTTCAACTATTAATTATCGGAAAAATAAAAATCTCCATAGTCATATGTAGGATAATGAAAACTTGTAACGGGGTGAGAGGGCATTGAAAAGTGTGCGAGTGGATAAAAGAAGGGTAAGGCCATTTGGAACTTATCCAACCACAGGTTATCCAAATTCCAAGTCACTGTCTAATAATTCCCAATCCAGTCCATGCTATATTTCCTTTACGTGTCTATCTATTCAAAGACTTAACACCCATGTGGCCATGCTGCTTACACTAGTCTACTCCATCCCTTGGCTTCTTCCTTAAATATCCCTCTCCATTTCAATTCTTACCATTAACACAATTCAACAAAGAGCTGATCATCTTTTCAAAATCTCACTCATTCTATTGAATTTCAATCACAAATTAGAATTGCAATCATGAGAATTCTTTCCCTTCCCTCCACCTTATTTTCACTTGTTGACTGCCAAGTTCCCAAGAATTTGACGTATGGGAATGTATCATCAGTGACATTGATTCCAATGGCGAGGTCTCAATTTCAGCCTCAAAAGAGACGTAACTTTGGCACTAGCAATACAACTCCGGGCTTTAGGTGGGTTCGAATTGACTACTTTAATTCTCTGTTTTATTTATACCAAGCTAAGATATATTTTTGACTTCAAAATGACTGAATTCTGCAGTTGGATGGCAACAGTGGGAGAGAAAGTGCAGGTCTCAACCGTTCCTACTTCAGTTCCAGTTCGTGTGGCACTTGAATTACTCCAAGCTGGTCATCGTTATTTAGATGTCAGGTACGTACTGTGCCAATTTATGCACTTTACTTCAATGAGTTTGCCAAACAGATTGAGCTATTTTAGTATGAAAAATTCAATGTTTAACCTTATAATTTTGCGCAGAACTGCTGAAGAATTTAGTGATGGGCATGCTCCTGGGGCCATAAACATTCCGTACATGTTTAGAATTGGCTCAGGTTCGGTTACATATATATTCAACACTCCCCATTTTTGAGTACCAGAAATATGAACTAATTTTAATTGCACTCATCCCTTGGAAATATTTCATTATATCAAGAATATATGTCCAATCAGTTTAATTACTTCTTTATACTTGGTGCAGGTATGACAAAGAACCCCAACTTCTTGGAAGAAGTGTTAGAACGTTTCGGGAAGGATGATGAAATTATAGTTGTAAGTCCACAAAGCTATATGATGTTAATAAGCTTTAATTTCACGACTTAATGATTTGTCAATTTGCTTTTGCTTATTTAATATCTTTGGTTTGACTTTGCATTGTATAGGGGTGCCAGTTGGGGAAGAGATCATTTATGGCTACGAGTGATCTTCTTGCTGCTGTAAGTCCCTTTTACATACTGCGtcataagtaaagaaaaatatttgtaaAAGAGAATTTTGGATGAACATATAGAGAAAATTAGCAATACTAGTAATCTGTTTGTCTATGCAGTGGCCCAGACACTTAGCCATAAAAAATATTCACAAATATAAATGATCCTGctttaaaataatccaaaataaATACTGttgaacttattttttttttaatctgtgccaaaaagaataatcacttttcatatttaaaaataatttacctttatacaatgatttataACCACACGAAATATATGTACCTCATTCTATACCATAAGttcaaaagttttcttttaaaCTTCGAGTTCAATAAAAATTGGAAGTGATTATTAATTTGCGACAAGAAGTAAAATCTTAGAGCCTCTGCACCTCCACACCTAAATCAACATACAAATTAAGATCCATACACAAAATTGAGTTGTAATAATATGTCTGACATAAAATTCTATGTACCCTAATTGATTATGTGCACCAATTATTTTGTAGGGGTTTACTGGGGTGACTGACATTGCTGGAGGATATGCTGCTTGGACAGAGAATGGTCTTCCTACTGACTCTTGATGTACAACATTAATAAGCACAATAACACCATCTTAATTACTATGAACAGTAGTCAAAACGAAGTCAATTCCCTTAAGCACATCAAAATGCGGACAAGTGTGGTGGAAGTTATAAAGAAGCAACTTGAAAATACTTGTACAGTAATTTTTAGGCGATATCCTATATATGTGGTGAATCTGATAAGATTACTGAATTTTATTTACCATATGTGTAAATGTTCTCCTCATTCTGATGAAATAAATATTATTGCCTGAAAGTGCTCTCATCTGCTGACTTGCCCTCCCTCAAAATGGTTGTCATGTTTTGCTTTCAGAATGTTAGTGTTAGACTAGAatttttaaatacaatttttctcATTTTGATATGTAGTAAGAAATTGCAACTTGTACTACTCTTTCTTATCGTTATTGAATATCTAATTTGAAAGATGAATTAGTCaaattaatattcaaaagaaGCAAAAAGTGATTAAATTTTTTTGGAACAGAGGTACTGATATAATATATGCACTTGTACAATTGTATGTGTTCgaccaaaaaaatataaattttggttcgaataattaaatttatataaataatggTTAATTTTAGCTAACAATAATATCCCTAGATAGAGTTCTTGAAGAAACAAAAAATACTATGTAAATATAGTCGGACAGTGGTGGTATCATACATTAACTATTCTAGAAATCAGAGGCAATAATGTAGCATTCAATATCAATGAATAAGTCACCCAAGAAATGATGGAATAAATGAATGTTTTTTCTCACAATGATGAAAGATAGACAATCCCTTGAATTTTTGAGTTACTCTCGGATCTAGTggaaaaatatagacaagaatctCAGTGAAAATGTGATGTTTGTATCTTAGCAATGAGATCCGATTCCCTTTCAAGTCAAAGTGtgtttttataaatgaatctcATATGTCCCCTATCATAgtgtctttttctatttatagggaacatgcTCCCAAAAaatcctaatagtacaagtgcacaGAATATCTACTAGAATATTCTCTATAATATTTTATCTTGAAACTAGCAGTTATAACTCCGTCAAAAGTACTCGACCTTGGCCTCGACCCTTGTTGACTCTTTGACTTCGTCCCTTGTTGACTCTTCGACCACTGACTTTGCCGCTTTTTGGGCCATTTCGACAAACGACGACTTGAGAACTCTTCCCCTAGTACTATcaacctttggacttgcttttTGGTGGTTAAGAGTTCTGGTATcccctcgatagctttgatttggtCTGGGTTGACCTCGATCCCTCACTGCGACATCAGGAAACCCAAGAACTTTCCCGAGGCTACGCCAAAcgcgcatttctccgggttcattCCGTATCATTTGAGTATGTCTAAAGTTTTTTTCAAATGATCGATGTGATCCTCTGCCCTtttggacttgaccaacatatcattTATATATACCTCTATGGTCTTACCGAGCTGGTTTTTGAACATCTTGGTTACCAAACTTTGATAAGTAGCCCCCacattttttagtccgaacgacATGACCCTATAGCAATACGTTCCTGGGTGGGCGATGAACGTGGTCTTCTCCTAGTCTTCTTCCTCCATGAGAATTTGATTATAGCCTAAGCGTCCAAGATACTCAATAGTTCGTGCCCGGTTGTTGCgtcgatgagctggtcgatgtgGGGTAACGGGAACGAGTCCTTCagacatgctttgttcaagtcttaAAATCCACGCACATTcgccatttttcatttttctttttgaccatCACTAAGTTGGCAATCCACTTGGGGTACTTCGACTCCCTGATGGAGTTGTTTTCTAATAGTTTTTTCACCTCCTCGCGGACTGCATCGTTGATAGCGACATTGAATTTACGTCTGACTTGACTTACTGGGGGGTGGAATGGGTCGATGTTTAACTTGTGTGTGGCGATTTCCTTTGGGATGCCCGACATATATGCATGGATGAAAGCAAAGAAATTTGCATTAGCTATTAAGAATTGACAGAATTTAATTGGTTCCTAGAGTTTGTAGCCGATATAGGCCTTCTTGCTATGATCTTTGAGGTCTAATTGAATGGGATCGGGGTCTTATATAGTCGAACTTGCAGCCTCGACCATGTCGGGATCCATGATGACATCCCTGGTTTCTTCTTGCTTCCACCTCGACCttgttgattgctatgcctctttttctttatctcttttaTGTTGGATGATCCTTCTGTCCAAGGAAATGCGGTAGCATTCCCGGGACGTGCGTTGTTCTCCGCGAATGCTGAATATCCCCCACGTTGTGGGGAACTTAATTACTTGGTATAGGATGGATGGGATAGCTCTCATGGGGTGTATCCATGGCGGTCCCACTATGGCGTTGTTCGTAGTggcctggtccatgatgtggaatgtcaTCTCCAGAGTCACGCTGCCGGCCAAGACGGGGAGTAATTTCCTCGAATGTTCGCTCAAATGCATTATTAAAACATGTTAGCGTGATGCAGCgcgacactatcttatcctcgagcgTCATTTGGGTTAggactcggggatggataatgcaTGCACCACTTCCATCGTCCACCATTATGCGTTTGACATCGGTATCTAAAATGCGTAAAGTAATAACGAGGGCATCATTATGAGGGAAAGTCAAACCGTCGGCATCCGACTCGTctaagatgatactttcttcgagtccgTCATACCGTTTGCGGGTGATAGACTGCTTGAGTTTGTGAGTGGTGGTGAACATCTTGTTGTTGATAGAGTCGTCGTCGCTGCagccgatgatcatgttaatggaACGAGCTAGCGATGGCGGCTTCGGCGGGCCTTGATGTTCACGTCCTTTGGCGAAGTTGGTCCTCCCCTTATTGCTTAACAACTCTTTGAGGTGCCCTTGTCGTAACATGTTTACGACTTCCTGTCTGAGGACGatgcaatcttctgttttgtgCCCGCGTTCCTGGTGGAACTCACAGAGGGCGTCAGACTTTCTAGTGTTCGGATCTGATCTCATCTTCGGCGGTCACTTCACTTTTGTTCCGAGTTTCTCAAGAGCGTAGACTATTTCtgtaggcgacatacaaaaattGTGAGTAGATAATAAAAGAGGCATAACCTCTTTCGTTCTGACGAGTCCCAGTCCTTGGTCAGGACGAGCCTTTTTCATAGCGGAAGGAGGGTGCGGCGACCTCCCTGACATATGGTTGGTGCCGTTCCTTGTGAGGCCGCAGAATCGGATGATCTCTTCTGGTACTGCCTCTTCGTTCCTTTCTGGATTCGGCTTATATCAAGGTTAGCTGGTGAGTTGGTCCATTGAGATCGTCCTTGTCTGCTCGGACCTCGGCACAATAAGCATTGTGGATTTCGTCCCAAGGGGTTGGAGGACACTTCATCAATCGGCTCAACAGTTTTCTACTTGCTATTGAACCCTCTCTATTCAGCCCGTTCTGAAAAGTTGTGACTGCATCACTTAGTCCCTCTCCCAGGGATTGCTTAATAGCAAATATGTCGTTTAATCTCGCCTCGGCCTTCTTGGCTCTGGCATGGGCGGTTACGAACTTATCGGCCATTTCTTCGAAAGTTTCTATGGAGCGTGTTGGTAGCTacgaataccatgttaatgcccctCCCGTAAGGGTCtctccaaacttcttcagcaaAATGGAGGACATTTGTTCTTGACGAGATGGTTGCCTTTCACGGCGGTGACATAGTGAGTCATATAATCTTCAGGATCAGTCATTCCGTCGTATTTTTCGAGGAAGGGCAACATTTTGAAGGTATTTGGTGTGGCTTACGGGGCTGAATCATCACTGTACGACTGCTCTACGAACCTGCCGACGTTTCTTTTCGGCAGCAACTTAAGAGCACCCGGTATCTTGTCAACTcgttcttggtgttctttcataTGATCTCGGAGTGCCTTGTTTTtattctccatttcttccatcctcTTTAGAATGGTAGCGAGGGCGTTGTCACCTGCGCTATCAGTAACATTGTTAGTCATACCTGTCGTTAGAGGGAGGGGTCGGGTGCACTGCTCATCTATTTGTTGTATCTTGCAAGCCCTTGTGGTTTCTACAGCCAGGCCTGGGGCGGGTTTGTTAAGGACGCTTGATAGCGTGTCGGTCAACCATGCCTCGAGGGCTTTTTTCACAGCTGGTGACATCCCTTTCTCTATAGACGCGGGGACCTATTTTCCGTTGGGTTTCTTTATGCTGCAGTGTGGGGGTGGCAACCTCTCTCGCCTAGGGACGCGTTGGGCATCGTGTCCTCACCTACTGTTTCACAGCTTTCGTTGATGAcattcatgaggttggttgggcAGTCACATGTTATTTTTGTCCTTTCTCCTTGGTTACCTACCATGTAGGGTTTTGTATACACAAAGAAAGGAGATCTCGAGATTTTTGACGTTAGTGACTTGCGTTAATtgtagatctagaggaaactaaaaatttaaccaAAACATCCCCACAGACGGCGTCAAATTGTTCGACCAAAAAATATAaatcttggttcaaataattaaatttatataaataatgaTAAATTAATACTGTAGTAACTACTATGTTTCAAGAGTCAATCAATGTTAAGGATGAATTTTAATACTTACGTATCAAAGTAGCTGGAAAAATGTCTATAAAGGCACTCAAAGAATTAAGAAACATTGTTCTAAACTAACATCGTAAGAAGATCGATTTAAGTTGGGACAAATAAAAGACAATAAACAACTAGTAACTACAATTTAAGATGCGTAAAACTTTTAGCTATAACTATTTTAACCGAATGATTTAAAAATTCTACCAATAGCACATAATTATTAAATATCATATAGATTTAATACCCTAAAATCCCCCTAAACTATCATGTTTTTGTAAGTTTCTACTTAAACTATTCGGTGTCCCCAAAACCCTCCTGAAATATATTGCCCTTCATATTAAAAATCCCTCATTGCATTCTTAGAGGTGCgtttctaattatttaaaaaacGTGTCACATAGCACTACATGTGGCTATTTAACTCAGCCTAAAATCCGCCTAAACTATCATTTTTTGTCAGTTACCTACTTAAATTATCTGGTATCCTCAAAGCCCCCCGAACTATATTCCCCTATATATTAAAATCTCATGTTGGACTTTTAAAGGTACGTCTGTCTAACTATATTAACTTATGGtttgtaaatttattttttacataGTTTACTCATGATGTATTACTCTCGAATGATTGATTAATTTTAGGAGTTTTGgccaaaataatatttaatgTACTGTATTAATTTTAGGTATAATTGTGATTGTATTTTATGCTAAACTCTAATTGAATAAGTCCTTATTTATATTCACTTTGTAGcacattaaaaatataaataaaggcatATAGTATTGCATTTTCTAAAAATTATCTTATATTACATTAAAAAGATTGCACAAAATAAAATTTCGCCAATAAAAAATTAATTGGCCAACAATTATATTCTCTAAtttcaaatgacataaagaaggTTCAAGATATTCAACTTTATTCTCTACAAGGTGTTGTATTTAATAAGAAGATTTAAATTGGTATTCTTTCAACAATATGCGTAAGACATGAAAGAagactaaaacaagaaagagaataAATCATTTCAAAGGAAACAAGAGAGGGAGAAATTTTTCGAGAGAAAACCCATATGGAGAACTGAAGAATAAAGgttaaaaaatgaaagagaaggtgaaaaaaaaggagaaaagtaaaaaataaagaagaacggtgaaaaaaatgaggaagaaaTGTGGATATAACTGAAATAAggagaatatttattaaaaaaaatgtgaaagagGGTTAGGCTAATTAGCCATTATTTTCTATCATATGAGCCATTTTGATGGCTTTTTCGTTGACACGCACTCCCAAGCGAATATTTACACACGTTATGCCAGGTCAGCAACGAGGGAGTTTTAATATGAAGGGCAATATAGTTGAGGGGAGGGAATTTTGGGGACACCGAATAGTTTAAGTAGGAAACTGACAAAAATATAATAGTTTAAGTGGGTTTTAGGGTATTAACTCTATTATATATACTTATTATTTACAGATTTTGGGGCCCTAAGTATTTTGGGGGCCTAAGGCCATTGCCTTAGTGGCCTTAGGCTCCGGCCGGCCCTGCTCACATATCTCCTATCATAatgtctttttctatttataagaAATATGCTTCCAAAAAATCCTAATAGTATAAGTGTAGAGAATATTTACTAGAATATTCTCTGTAATATCCTATTTTGAAACTAGCCGTTATAACTCTGTCAAAAGTACTCGACCTCGGCCCCGACCCTTGTTGACTCTTCGACTTCGTCCCTTGTTGACTCTTCGACCACCGACTTCACCGCTTCTTGGGCCATTTCGACAAATGACGATTTGTGAACTCTTTCCATAGTACTATCGTGGATTAAATATTCTAAAGATAGGTATGTCCTTCGGATTATAAACAAGGGAAACTGACAAGCAGCTTTAGTTTACAACTTTGCGCTGCTTGAAAGCAAAGATATATAATAAGATGGTAGGTACAAATAGGTTGGGCGATATAATACAAAGGAAACTCAATAATCTCATTCTTAAATTAAACGAATCATAACGGAAAACAACGTGAGggtaatattataaaaatactttaGGAGAGCAATGCATAGGTCGATATAGAAAAACACATAAAAATTGACCAGCCAACTTCTAGGGAATAGCGTTGGTTTGAATGTAAAGGATGGTACGCATTGGCAGAAGCAGAACAAGCGGCTGGACCCAAACCGGTACTATACAAGTTGAatctttttaaattgatttaagTTGAATGTACTAAAGGTACGAAAAATATTCACACagcttatttataaaataattacagGAAAAGGATATGGTAAATGTATTAATTAGTAACTTAATAAAAGTAATAATTAACCACCACTATTGCATGCAtgttaaattatataaataaggTAAATCATATGgcgtatataacttaaatctatttaattttaaaatttctttcttttgactTTAATCTATTATGGGTTGGTATTCCACTACTTCAAAAGTCCCCAGGCCGGCCATGTCCTAACATCAGTGGTCCCTGGTGCTGGAATGgtcttttgaaatacttaaaagTTACTACTACACAAAATCAATTTCATCTTGCCACGTTCTAAGTATACCCATTGCCCCATTCTCTTATTTCCTAACAAACATGTTGCCCACGTACGCTTCCTTATTTTCCCTGAATGAATAACACACATAAAAATCTATCCATTCATAAGCTCTACCAAAATTGAAACTAACCAAAACTAGAAGCTAACATTTATCAAACATGAGGATGTCCAAGAAGAATTGGTTTGGCAGTGTCCGTAAGAAACTATTCAGGTCATCTCCTCCACATAAAACAATCATTGTTCTACATAACAACACCATTACAACTAGAACAAGCAGTGCAAATGGGCAATCTACAAAGCACAATGGCCGCACCTATTTTCTGTCTAAAGAGGATATGGCTGCTATTACTAT
Proteins encoded in this window:
- the LOC107794468 gene encoding thiosulfate sulfurtransferase 16, chloroplastic, which encodes MRILSLPSTLFSLVDCQVPKNLTYGNVSSVTLIPMARSQFQPQKRRNFGTSNTTPGFSWMATVGEKVQVSTVPTSVPVRVALELLQAGHRYLDVRTAEEFSDGHAPGAINIPYMFRIGSGMTKNPNFLEEVLERFGKDDEIIVGCQLGKRSFMATSDLLAAGFTGVTDIAGGYAAWTENGLPTDS